GGTTGGCCAGTTTGGTCCAGTGCAGGTTAAAATAGAAAGTTAAAATGCTGCCACCAAAGACTTGGATTAAATTTAGAAAAACAAAACAGGACAAATCCCAGACTAATATACTGTAAATTTTGCATGTATAATTTTTTGGttgctcgaggccatggtgataaaGTCAAAAATAATCAACTCCTGCAGTAAAGAAAGAGGTCAGAGTTTGTCTGGTTCTGCCTTCCTTgcatcttcctttctcctcctccaGCTCACCAACCCAAAGGATAGAGAGGTCCAAAACCATCCAAGAACACCCAAGGTAATCCTTCCTTTTCTATGTATatacttttctttttccttcctcCTTTTAATTAATTTCTTCCCAAGGATTTGAAGAAAAGATCTGGTTTTGTTCTGTGCGTTTCCATTAATTTCTTTTTCTGTATGTTTATTTGTTTATTCAGAACTTTGAGGTCTTCAGTCTCGATAGACCTTTGATCCTATCTTTATTGAGTTTCTATTTCATCTTCATGCTCAAGATTTGCGTTGTAAAAGATGGGATTTTGATCAAGGTTTGGGATATGTTTCGCGGGATGCTGAGGGATTCGTCTTTGGCTTCTGTGGCACGAGAGCAAGGACCCTCTTCTGGGAACACTCAAAAACATTTTTTTCTGGTAATTGGAAATATTTGACTTTTCCTCCTCATAGGCATCTTAACTTTTGTTGTGTTCTTCTTGTGTGAAAGAAAGGCACCTCCTTTGTTTGCAACTTTTACCTTCAGAACCaattttattttcccttcaaGTCCATGACAATCTCTCTTCCCCCCTGAACCTGATCTATGTCTGTAATTCTTgattttttgctttatttttttttatgaaaagtaTTTTAGACTATTCTTTAGACGTACCTGCTAGGTTGTGACATGACGTATTCGCGATTCATTTTTGTTTTGGCAGGTAAAAGCCTGAGATTCCTTCTCTGATGACTTTGTTTTAGATGACAAGCTATGGAAGGAGGATGAGGGGGTAGATTTTTCTTGGATTGCAAGATTTACTGCCTGCTGGTGCTAAGATTCGCTCAGATCTGCTGTTCTGTAAATCGAAAACCTGTAGATACTTCTAGTTGAATCCCTGAAACCTTTGCATACCTTATCAGTAGTGGAAGTTGACAAGAGGATCAGTAAGATGAGTGAAGCTCCGGTTGGTAGATATTGGTGCCATGCGTGCCATCGAGTTGTTAATCCGGTCATGGAACCGGAGCTCAAGTGTCCTTTCTGTGATGATGGTTTTGTGGAAGAGATGGAGAGTAGAGGATTTGATGACTCCGACTCCACTATCGATTCAGATCGGTCCCTCTCCCTATGGGCTCCGATCTGGTATCAATTGATCAATGGTTCTTCTCGCCGTTCAAGGTCCCGAAGGGAAGAGGATGACGACGACTCAGATCTGGACCGTGAGTTCGAAGACTTCATAAGGAGGCGAAGGAGGAGATCTGCCATTATTCAGTTGCTCCAGAGTTTACAGGATGATCTTAGGTCTGAGACAGACAACTTTGAGACCGAAGTAgagagggaaagggaaagggaaagggaaagagaGAGCCTAATTCTCATCAATCCTTTCAACCAGGCCATAATTCTCCAAGGATCCTTGGACACAGACCAGAATGATGGCCAAGAATCGAATAGTGCCGGTGCCTCATCAGGAGATTCCTTTATGGGTTCTGCTTTGGACATGCTGTTGCAGCATTTGGCGGAGAATGATCTGAATAGGTATGGGACTCCACCGGCTAAGAAAGAGGCCATAGATGCATTGCCCACAGTGAAAATTGAGGAAACCTTGGGCTGTTCTGTCTGTCTTGAGGACTTTGCTATAGGAATGGAAGCTAAAGAGATGCCATGCAAACATAAGTTCCACCGTGACTGCATACTTCCATGGCTGGAACTCCATAGTTCGTGCCCAGTTTGTAGGTCTCAGTTGCCTGCTGATGATTCAAAAGTTTCAAATGGATCTAGTAATGGCAGTAGGATCGATGAAACTGATGGTGATGATGGTGATGGTGGTGATAGGGTTGGTCGAGGAGATCCTAATAGATTCTGGGTCCCTGTTCCATGGCCTTTCAGTGGTCTCTTCTCACTATCAGGTTCTCAGAATGGTGGGACCTCATCTTCGAATGCATCATCATCAAACTCTGGAACTAACACACATGGTGAGGAGAACTGATTTTGTTTTATTCATCTTTTCCATGGATGAATCAGAGGGAGTTCAGGTAGATTTCAGCCTGTGGCGGCTCTAGCCTGATCTGATCTCTTATCATTGTCAATATCACACCCGTGGATGTTCATCTTTTGCAGATAGATAAGGGATGATATCTAGATAGCATCTTCGTTCGTAGTGTTGTATGTTGTCGATTGTACTCCTTGTTTCTCTTGCTTTTTTTGGTTTCAAATATGGCAGCTGTAATGACTGGAATATAATTGTCTTGTGTGCACCTGTTATGAAGAAGAATGATGAAGAATATATTGTAGCTGAAAAATACTCGGGAATGGAGAAATTTATATCACAAGGTTCAGGTACTTTTTTCATCTTCCTGCAGTGGTTCTTCCGAATTGCGTTGCTATGAAATTTGTTTTGTGGCTGAAATCTCGAACCATTGTTGAAAGTTCATCTTTTGGTTGCAACACATGCTGCATCTTGGAGGAATAAAAGTCTGAATAGTTTCCGAGGAAGAAATTTGTTAGGTACAAATACTTGATCAATATACTTTTCAGCGAATTGGGACAAACAATAGTTTATACTTGTTCTTGAGCCAAAGGTTGAGTGAAGTTTCTCTTCTTTTGCATAGTTTTCATTTGGTGTATCAAGATTTTAGAATTCTAACATTTTTTTTCTTGCAAGGATTAAGCTTTTGTTTTCAAGCATGTAACGGTGCAAACGAACTTTCTAACGAAGACGGCTACCTTGTAGTTGCCACATTTGCAGAAATGCATACAAAGATGAGATGAAATATCAGCAGCTGAGTTAGTTGCAAATGCAAATTACTGGATTAGGTGACTATGTGTTGTGTTCAGCTTCACACAAACCTGCAAGCAAAGTGTCTGATGTCAGACCTCCAAATTGCTACAGGGAAGGTTTGCCCATGGTTTCTCTTGTGGAACAAAGCATCCCAGAATGAGTTGTGCCAAACTGAATGGGTGGGATAGACTGAGATGAACTAAGACACAGGACATATAATGCCTCTGATGAGGAAGAAAACACAGCAGATTTGGGATGTCTGAGAGCAGCTGATTCATTCTGATGTGTTGTTTATTACATAAACAATTGAGCCATTGTAAAGCAGGATTGATGATTTCTTTTATCAGTTATGTTAAAAGCCTCTAACATAACATATAAAATATTAAGGCAAGATTATACTGTTATATAtggattacaaaaaaaaaataattagtatGAACTAATTAGTGTATGATAGATAACTAGATTAGACTTGATGGTGGAACCAGAAAAATGGAGAACTGAtcttattaaattaatttatctaaaattaaTCTGGTCATTTTTTAGATAATCTACGTGAAGATCTAGATATCTTATGATCACCTAATAAAGTCTTTAGCATGTTTGATCTACAAAAGAAGTTGAATAATGTCAGAAAATACTTGTTCCTGAAGAACCAAAACATAGCTTACTTTCCTAATTTGTTTTTGTAGGACATGGAGAAATCTTGAAGGTTTATTATAAAAGAGTGAATTCAACTCTTTAGAATGTTAATGAGAGGTGAATTAGCAGACCATCACCATTACTTGATACTTGAATGTATCATCTCATCTCTATGGTACAAAATAGATGACCGATTTATATAATGACCATGTGGCTAAGTTTGCATGAAATTTCACATCTACAAATATCATTTTATGTAGCAATAATTTCGATATTAATAGTACATGTTTGGATGTTGCTTCGCGACATCCAAAGGTATcctattgattattattattatagtgtgtTGCTTCGTGATATCCAAGATATTGTATTTATTATCattgaaatataaattattaaataatttatatcttaattatatcatattattattgtttttgttCGGATCGTATGATGCTTGCATTACATTGCTTCCCTGTTTAGGATGTTGTATGTGTTCATGCTCGTCTTCCCTATTGTATTGTTCCTATACTTGCGGGCTTTGGAGGTTTCCTCGCCCTTACGGGTAGAACCAGAGGTGAAGTTGTTGTGTTCGAGCATTCGAAAGATATTATCCAATTTTGATTGGCGATCTATTGTCGACGGTTTGTTATCGGTGACGATGCAATGGAGGGTGACGGCCCGGCCTACTGTGGTCACTGGCCCTGAGTTGATAAGCTATTGTGTTGGGAGGTGGCGCTGCTACGTGCGGCGACATTGCTACGGTAGGAGGCTGTTGTCCACGTAGTGCGGCAGCCAAGGCGGTTCTCTGCGATTTCTTCTCATCGCTGACCTCAGTAGGAATCGTGGCGGTCTACGGGTTGATGGAAGTGGCAAACGGCAGCGCTGTGGACGGCAACAGCCTTCTCTGATCATCGACCCGAGAATGTGCCGCAGTTGCACAAGCAGCGATGGCGGAGGGCTTCGCCGGCTACAGCGCATGAAGCACGGTGCAGTCATGGCGGAGGTGTCGCGTCATCGGCGATGAAGGGCTGTGGACGCTGCCGTGTCCACAGTAGTGGAGCTCGGCACAGGCATGTTGAGTGACAATGCCGATTGCTGTGCCCTTGGGCGTTGGCCTCGGTCGACAATGCCGAGAACCATGAGGTGGTCCGGCGCGCGGTCGATTCGACAATAGTGTTGCTGGCCGGCCGTGGGGGTCAAAGTCAGCGCGACCGTGTTTGGATTCTATGGATGGCAGCACTTTCAAGCATTGTAGAAGGGTCCTAGGGTCGCAATATGGTGTTGGCGGCGCCGGGTGGCGGCGCCGTCCAACTGCAAGCAACCATGCGGCATTGCGGTCGGTTGTATTATGGCGGAAAGAGGGCTCGGCGGGCTGTTGGGCGTTGTTGCGATGGAACTCGATGCCCGGTGATGCTGCGCCATGAAGATGGTCGCCGGACCGGTGGCAAGCCATCCGCAGGGGCAACGGTGAAGGATCGTCGGCCAAGAGATTGTGTCGATATCGTGCGATGGAGAAGTCACGATGAGAAGAAATCGCAGAGAAGGGTGTTTGGGTGACAGTAATTTTGACTTATTAAAATCTATTTTGACCAAAATTTACCCCTAATTAGATTATCATTGTAGATCATTTTTAGCCCTGATTTTGACCATTATGATCCAAATTTGCATCGATAAATTTTTTATCGAATTTGGATctgatcaatttttattttttatcagtcAAATCTAATTTTAACTTAATGAAATTTGACTAATTTATCCTAATTtgaattttaatctaataattatCTTGGGCTTGGATCTTAAATACAAATTGATTATAGTGATTGTTGGGCTCAATTTAGGTGGTCCAATTCTGGGCTGCCCAATTCATTGTGGCTTAATTTTTGAATCACCAAACTAAGTAGGGTTATGAACTTTAGGTCCTTTATAGAATTATATAAACGAAAACTATAAGTTATGAATTTTTCTTATAGTTTCTCCTATGACATATtagtgaaattattattattattattcgatatttatgtaattatttacatgcatatattttaaattatgatattatattaatttttacaaTAAGGCATGAATTTCTATCATGATTATTCTTATCATAAGTTTTTGTGctgattaatttttatttaataattattataattactttttattaatcaatattgtataattagattaaaaatattccataaatattatttataacataTCCATAAATTTTTATCTTATTAATAATTATCAAGGTGGCTTAAGATAATAGACTTATAAGGTATAAATGTATTagccttgtagccaccaaagtggcaTGGACTAATAAATTTATGAAATTACGTTGAGGATTAGTCTTAAatatattaacaaaaataatattaataataacatatatataattattaagaatatctttaaaataatttattaattaagtTTTACATGTAGGTTTGTTCAACAAATGAACAAATGATAACGTAAGATTCAATCAAAGCTAGTATTTTCTAAAATTggcttgaaaaaaaataaaataataaataataaatatttcttaTGCATGCCTATATTATGCGCTAAGCTTATACTAGATTAAATATTAGTTTTAACTATAAAGGAATCAAATAAGATATTTACGAGGGACGAAAGTCTGCTTATATATAGGAAATTAGATCAGTttgaaataatgatatttttatatatttgaaaTAGCAGGAAGTCCACTTTTTGATTTATGTTTACATTAGTTGAATGGATAATTTACAAGAATAGTATAATGCAAATTGTATTATCGATGATATAAGCTAATTTCGTGGCATGAGATCACTCAAGCTTTATGACTATAAAATTTATTCTCATGTGGCCTGATTAAATTGTCAAGTTGCTAAAGATATTTTGTGACATAGTATAGTaattttcttttctaagaatAATAAATACTATGATGATTCTAAGCATATTACCATAAAATACTTAGTAATTATCTAAGTCTAGAAATAATTAGTATTAATTAAGGAATTTAAATTTCATTATATTGATTATTAATCTATTCACTTAGCTCTTACAATATAAAGGATTTGAAAGGACGagggtttgtgagcaacccataaaaaatatattgatatatatttgaatagatattataattaatatttttatttatataattaaatttatttatttttattattctattcatatttatgtatatacatattatggttgaatgtactaATATAATTATCTTCATAAGATAAATTACATGAGTCATTTGGACTACATTAGGAAAAATTAATAGTGTTGTAATATATAGAAGAAAATATGATACTAATGATATATGCGTTGGTAGTCAAATTTAATATAATACTATTATACTTATTAGACTTGTTAACTTATTTTTAAATTCTTGTGTGTATAAATGCTTTTCTAAATTTTACACACCAattggataaaattatttttaaataaattttattttatttattttgatcttaaacttgtttttttgtatcttatcaattaataagtcaagtaaaataaatattagattttatgatcctaattaattaattaagatatagTAAGAttctaattaaattttgatttaggTTATCGACGAAATCCACTTATGTTAGGATATCTAATGAGGTAATTTTGATGAAAAAACCTCTTCTAATTATTTTTTCTAGATCTTTTACTCTCACTTATATATAGGTATGATCTTTTAGAGATCATAGTAATTCCTTTTCATATCTTCCAAAAGTTTCATATTCTATCAGGTACAATGATTCTAGAAATAGGAATAGAAGTGTATGTAGATGATGGTGTGTTACTGAGCAACCATGTTAATTATTATGTTCAAAAGAAAcagatctattatttttatttatgatatttaattttaatcctAGCATAAAATTTATACATAATAATTGTATTTCTTACCTTTTTCATATCATTGTGACGTTATCCATGATAACTCTGACATCATCGTTGCACAGTTGGCCTCTTGCTGTGCTCAGCGTAAAGATTTTTGCGCAACAACGAACAAAGTCTCTAACCAGACTGAGGTAGCACACAAGGATGCAATTGTCGAGGTCAGAGAACACGTCGAAGAGCATCACGTCGTCCGTCATGGAAGCTTCTGTTGTTGACGTAGAACAAGTGATAAGCTTTGGAGAGGAGAGGATCTCAAAGTTTTCTTCATTGGCCGGCCTTATGGTCCcttggatagatagagagagCTCGACCATGTTGGAGTTCTTGCAAGGCAAGACTCCCGTGCAAGTTCATGGAAGCTTCTCCTGTTGCCTTCTTCCTTTTCATTGTGTATGTGGCTTTCATGGAAGAAGCCTTAATGAAATTGGCTTTCATGGAAGAAGCCTTAATGTATCATTAGTCAAAGTTAGAATTCAGTTTGTGATTTGTGAATATAAACATGGTCTTCTGAC
The window above is part of the Musa acuminata AAA Group cultivar baxijiao chromosome BXJ2-6, Cavendish_Baxijiao_AAA, whole genome shotgun sequence genome. Proteins encoded here:
- the LOC135582792 gene encoding E3 ubiquitin-protein ligase SIRP1-like, with the protein product MSEAPVGRYWCHACHRVVNPVMEPELKCPFCDDGFVEEMESRGFDDSDSTIDSDRSLSLWAPIWYQLINGSSRRSRSRREEDDDDSDLDREFEDFIRRRRRRSAIIQLLQSLQDDLRSETDNFETEVERERERERERESLILINPFNQAIILQGSLDTDQNDGQESNSAGASSGDSFMGSALDMLLQHLAENDLNRYGTPPAKKEAIDALPTVKIEETLGCSVCLEDFAIGMEAKEMPCKHKFHRDCILPWLELHSSCPVCRSQLPADDSKVSNGSSNGSRIDETDGDDGDGGDRVGRGDPNRFWVPVPWPFSGLFSLSGSQNGGTSSSNASSSNSGTNTHGEEN